From Methanobacterium bryantii, a single genomic window includes:
- a CDS encoding preprotein translocase subunit Sec61beta, whose protein sequence is MAKKDKKSLPPSGAGLVRYFEEETRGPKLTPEQVIIGSALLGVICIALRFTVST, encoded by the coding sequence ATGGCAAAAAAAGATAAAAAAAGTCTCCCACCAAGTGGAGCCGGCCTTGTAAGGTATTTCGAAGAAGAAACAAGAGGACCTAAATTAACACCAGAACAGGTCATAATTGGAAGTGCACTACTAGGAGTAATCTGTATAGCACTACGTTTTACAGTATCAACTTAA